In a single window of the Thermococcus stetteri genome:
- a CDS encoding site-2 protease family protein: MPKGIYECVNCGHREVLDSTEPVLEKACPKCGGDMILVGYAVEGREAPDIRSEEEGTSGPEEKGIPLEVPRELPHGLPPKVEAKLEEFYSLRFHGFDGHVAVFEVLDIYEKNFEKVLKELENLGYWAALKKRDGKVVLFVFPAGRIPPDNPWLPWLFLVLTILSTFFAGYYLAISYIATLDHYGLPGLRNPYIIALSFSVSVMAIIGTHELGHKIAATYHGVKATMPYFIPFPNILGTLGAVIRVKSPLPTRNAAIDLGVSGPIAGFIVAVPVTVLGLKLSILVPASMVPSTKGGLYFGTNLLFEALERLVLNVQGDYVIFLHPVAMAGWVGILVTFLNLIPVAQLDGGHILRAFISEKAHRAITYTVALLLVGMSYLWAGWLIWAVLIIFIGSAGNPGALDEVSPISKSRIVLALVALVIFVITATPRPLWTD, encoded by the coding sequence ATGCCGAAGGGAATATACGAGTGTGTAAACTGTGGTCACAGGGAAGTTCTAGATTCCACCGAACCCGTGCTTGAGAAAGCTTGCCCTAAGTGCGGCGGCGATATGATACTCGTTGGCTATGCTGTGGAGGGGAGAGAGGCTCCAGATATCCGTTCTGAAGAAGAAGGTACCTCTGGCCCAGAAGAGAAAGGAATCCCTCTTGAAGTTCCAAGAGAATTACCCCACGGCCTCCCTCCCAAGGTGGAGGCAAAGCTGGAAGAGTTCTACTCCCTGAGGTTTCACGGCTTTGACGGACACGTGGCGGTTTTTGAAGTTCTTGATATCTATGAGAAGAACTTTGAGAAAGTCCTCAAGGAGCTTGAGAACCTCGGTTACTGGGCCGCCCTTAAGAAGAGGGATGGAAAAGTCGTGCTGTTCGTCTTTCCAGCGGGAAGGATACCCCCTGACAATCCATGGCTTCCGTGGCTTTTCCTCGTGCTCACAATACTCTCGACGTTCTTCGCTGGTTATTACCTGGCAATCAGCTACATCGCTACTCTCGATCACTACGGTCTTCCGGGCCTCAGAAACCCATACATAATCGCGCTCTCCTTCTCGGTCAGCGTCATGGCCATCATAGGCACACATGAACTAGGCCACAAGATAGCCGCTACCTATCACGGCGTCAAGGCAACGATGCCCTACTTCATTCCGTTCCCGAACATCCTCGGGACTTTAGGTGCTGTGATCAGGGTGAAATCCCCCCTGCCAACCAGAAACGCCGCCATAGACCTCGGCGTCAGCGGGCCGATAGCGGGCTTCATCGTCGCCGTGCCCGTGACGGTGCTGGGTCTGAAGCTCTCAATACTTGTGCCCGCGAGCATGGTGCCCTCAACGAAGGGCGGCCTCTACTTTGGAACCAACCTGCTCTTCGAGGCCCTTGAAAGGCTGGTGCTCAACGTCCAGGGAGACTATGTGATATTCCTTCATCCAGTGGCCATGGCTGGATGGGTCGGAATACTGGTGACCTTCCTCAACCTCATCCCAGTTGCCCAGCTCGACGGTGGCCACATCTTAAGGGCGTTCATCAGTGAAAAGGCGCACAGAGCAATAACTTACACGGTGGCCCTGCTCCTAGTCGGGATGAGCTACCTCTGGGCTGGCTGGCTGATATGGGCCGTACTAATAATCTTTATAGGCTCGGCTGGAAATCCTGGGGCGCTCGATGAAGTCAGCCCTATTTCGAAGAGTAGAATAGTTCTAGCACTAGTGGCGCTGGTAATA
- a CDS encoding DUF126 domain-containing protein — MKLKGRKIVGGKAEGEVIVSKKPLSFLGGVDSETGIVTDAESDIKGQSIAGKILVFPRGKGSTVGSYVIYALKKNNKAPKAIIVGEAETIVATGAIIAGIPMIDGVDVSKLRTGMRVRVDADTGEVEILEE; from the coding sequence ATGAAGCTGAAGGGAAGGAAAATAGTTGGTGGAAAAGCAGAGGGCGAAGTTATAGTCTCCAAAAAGCCCCTCTCCTTCCTCGGCGGCGTTGATTCGGAAACGGGCATAGTCACAGACGCGGAGAGCGACATTAAGGGGCAGAGTATAGCCGGCAAGATACTCGTCTTTCCAAGGGGCAAGGGGTCAACTGTTGGTTCCTACGTTATATATGCCCTCAAAAAGAACAACAAAGCTCCTAAGGCAATAATCGTCGGAGAAGCCGAGACAATCGTCGCCACAGGGGCAATAATAGCGGGTATTCCTATGATAGATGGTGTTGATGTATCAAAGCTCAGGACTGGGATGAGGGTCCGCGTTGATGCTGACACGGGGGAGGTTGAAATCCTCGAGGAGTAG
- a CDS encoding aconitase X catalytic domain-containing protein has protein sequence MYLTKEEELILAGEYGYALQKAMEILVALGDIYGADRLIPIKSAQVAGVSYKNIGDAGIEFLRDFVEAGAKVSVYTTLNPAGIGNDEFMGKQMEVLELYRKMGIEVTSTCTPYYGANLPKFGDHVAWSESSAVSFANSILGARTNREGGPSSLAAAIVGKTPNYGLHLDENRKATVIVNVEANVKTFANYSALGYYLGKTLGNDIPYFKNLKPERTEFLKELGAAMGATGSIALYHVEGETPEYRDAVTDKLETVTVEESDLKAVRESFQDDWSDIDMILIGCPHASLPEVKEIAELLRMRGRPLKIPLFITASRAVKALADALGYTETIERYNGKIIPDSCFVVSPIKGWYRGIATNSGKSAFYFRSFGFSVRLDDVENLVKEAP, from the coding sequence ATGTACCTGACGAAGGAGGAGGAGCTAATTTTAGCGGGAGAGTACGGCTACGCCCTCCAGAAGGCGATGGAGATTCTCGTAGCCCTGGGAGACATCTACGGCGCCGACAGGCTCATCCCTATAAAGAGCGCCCAGGTTGCAGGAGTTTCTTACAAGAACATCGGTGATGCTGGAATCGAGTTCCTGAGGGACTTCGTTGAGGCTGGAGCGAAGGTCAGCGTCTACACGACCCTCAACCCGGCAGGAATCGGCAACGACGAGTTCATGGGGAAGCAGATGGAGGTTCTTGAGCTTTACAGGAAAATGGGCATCGAGGTCACCTCCACATGCACTCCATACTACGGCGCAAACCTCCCCAAGTTCGGGGATCACGTAGCCTGGAGCGAGAGTTCGGCTGTCAGCTTTGCTAACTCCATACTGGGAGCGAGAACGAACAGGGAAGGTGGTCCCTCAAGCCTCGCCGCTGCCATCGTCGGCAAAACCCCGAACTATGGCCTCCATCTCGACGAGAATAGGAAGGCCACGGTGATCGTTAACGTTGAGGCCAATGTGAAGACCTTTGCCAATTACTCGGCCCTTGGCTACTACCTCGGCAAAACCCTCGGGAACGATATTCCTTACTTCAAAAACCTAAAGCCCGAAAGGACTGAGTTTCTTAAGGAGCTCGGTGCCGCGATGGGTGCAACAGGTTCAATAGCCCTCTACCACGTCGAAGGTGAGACTCCCGAGTACAGAGATGCTGTAACTGACAAACTGGAGACGGTAACCGTCGAGGAGTCTGATCTCAAAGCCGTTAGAGAATCCTTCCAGGATGACTGGAGTGACATAGACATGATATTAATCGGCTGTCCGCACGCTTCCCTGCCCGAGGTCAAGGAGATCGCGGAACTTCTGAGGATGCGCGGAAGGCCGCTCAAAATCCCGCTCTTCATAACCGCCAGTAGGGCGGTGAAGGCCTTGGCAGATGCCCTCGGCTACACTGAAACCATAGAGCGCTACAACGGAAAGATCATACCCGACTCATGCTTCGTCGTCTCACCGATAAAGGGATGGTACAGGGGAATAGCCACTAACAGCGGCAAGTCGGCATTCTACTTCCGCTCCTTCGGCTTCAGCGTGAGGCTCGACGACGTTGAGAATTTGGTAAAAGAGGCTCCATGA